In Campylobacter sp. RM16187, a single genomic region encodes these proteins:
- a CDS encoding replication initiation protein encodes MNEVQPIDKEQKNELVYDTEFLNNKEYVKLLKANSIIRGRVVSDNNKMKLNVYDLKVLNFLLKTLQECIKNEGKPKDFTTLIIPMEIFKRVVDDSKNWRTNFIKATEKLEKIAFELNNYKNWDKDEFVYWQKTRLVINPKFYTKNKERINAYCKISFPQELTIACWQKTDYTHLDFKTINTFKSKYALRFYESLIAKIQYFTNYNNYKTEYDFRQKELENIFELDLSVLPNGFKFFLENRVDFFNTIVNDLKTKINFTYEIYSKDRIITFKIEPNELEQFRTKKNDIVDLSIIKFRNMLESELVNEEPNQRTYKLDKNKPENAMSIFLNDIRKNYNDTPLLQTKEEKEKFGNIAMSLNGNLYFLHNFQVLSYAKTKGFLIYLYKNHYERIMYEIKIKNIQFYKNEEKSLFDNV; translated from the coding sequence ATGAATGAAGTACAACCTATAGACAAAGAACAAAAAAACGAACTTGTATATGATACTGAATTTCTAAATAACAAGGAATATGTAAAACTTCTAAAAGCTAACTCGATTATTAGAGGTAGAGTGGTTAGTGATAATAATAAAATGAAATTGAATGTTTATGATCTTAAAGTATTAAATTTTTTATTGAAAACTCTACAAGAATGTATAAAAAATGAAGGAAAACCAAAAGATTTTACTACTCTAATTATACCTATGGAAATTTTTAAAAGAGTAGTAGATGACTCAAAAAATTGGAGAACAAATTTTATAAAAGCAACAGAAAAATTAGAAAAAATAGCATTTGAACTAAACAACTATAAAAATTGGGACAAAGACGAATTTGTATATTGGCAAAAGACAAGACTAGTAATAAATCCCAAATTTTACACAAAAAACAAAGAAAGAATAAATGCTTATTGTAAAATTAGTTTTCCGCAAGAATTAACTATAGCTTGTTGGCAAAAAACCGATTACACACATCTTGATTTTAAAACTATAAATACTTTTAAGAGTAAATATGCGCTTAGATTTTATGAAAGTTTAATAGCAAAAATACAATATTTTACAAATTATAATAACTATAAAACAGAATATGATTTTAGGCAAAAAGAACTCGAAAATATATTTGAATTAGACCTATCGGTTTTACCAAATGGATTTAAATTTTTCTTAGAAAATAGGGTCGATTTTTTTAATACAATAGTCAATGATCTTAAAACTAAAATTAATTTTACTTATGAAATTTATTCAAAAGATAGAATAATAACTTTTAAAATAGAGCCTAATGAATTAGAACAATTTAGAACAAAAAAAAATGATATTGTAGATTTATCTATAATAAAATTTAGAAATATGTTAGAAAGTGAACTTGTTAATGAAGAGCCAAATCAAAGAACTTATAAACTAGACAAAAATAAACCAGAAAATGCTATGAGTATTTTTTTGAATGATATTAGAAAAAATTATAACGACACTCCTCTCTTGCAGACAAAAGAAGAAAAAGAAAAATTTGGAAATATAGCGATGAGCTTAAATGGAAATTTATATTTTTTACACAATTTTCAAGTATTATCATATGCAAAAACAAAAGGTTTTTTAATATATTTATACAAAAACCATTACGAAAGAATAATGTATGAAATAAAAATTAAAAATATCCAATTTTATAAAAATGAAGAAAAAAGCCTATTTGATAATGTTTAA